In Microbacterium cremeum, a genomic segment contains:
- a CDS encoding RNA polymerase sigma factor: MNDTRRTVEAVWRIEGLRIVASVAKMTGDLGLAEDVAQEALLEALGSWPRDGIPSNPGAWLTAVAKRRAIDAWRRRERLDERYAAIAHTLDEATDDQWQPIDDDVMRLIFTACHPALSRESQVALTLRVVAGLSTEEIARMLLTTVPTVQARITRAKKSLAAARVPFETPDPSEWKARLSAVLGVVYLVLTEGYAATSGDRWVRPDLADEALRLGRIVAGLLPREPEPLALVALMEFQRSRFAARESRTGEPVLLADQDRSRWDRGQILRGVEVLKKADALAAARGIGRGSYALQAAIAQCHATAPSVEETDWPRIVLHYEVLGRIAPSPIVELNRAVAVSMASGPADALPIVDRLEASGALRGSHLVPSVRGELLAQLGRADEARSELLTAAGLTANVAQQKVLRDKAEKLR; encoded by the coding sequence ATGAACGACACCCGGCGCACGGTCGAGGCCGTCTGGCGCATCGAAGGACTTCGGATCGTGGCATCCGTCGCCAAGATGACCGGCGACCTCGGCCTCGCCGAGGATGTCGCCCAGGAGGCGCTGCTCGAAGCCCTCGGCTCCTGGCCGAGGGACGGCATCCCGTCGAATCCCGGCGCGTGGCTGACCGCCGTCGCGAAGCGTCGTGCAATCGACGCGTGGCGCCGGCGCGAGCGCCTCGACGAGCGGTACGCGGCGATCGCGCACACGCTGGACGAGGCGACCGACGACCAGTGGCAGCCGATCGACGACGACGTGATGCGCCTCATCTTCACGGCATGCCACCCCGCGCTGTCGCGCGAATCGCAGGTGGCGCTGACACTGCGGGTGGTGGCGGGCCTGTCGACGGAAGAGATCGCCCGGATGCTGCTGACCACGGTCCCGACTGTGCAGGCGCGCATCACCCGGGCCAAGAAGTCGCTGGCGGCCGCGCGCGTGCCGTTCGAGACACCCGATCCGTCGGAGTGGAAGGCGCGCCTGTCGGCCGTGCTGGGCGTGGTCTACCTCGTGTTAACCGAAGGCTATGCCGCCACCTCCGGCGACCGCTGGGTGCGCCCCGACCTCGCCGACGAGGCGCTGCGGCTCGGCCGCATCGTGGCGGGCCTGCTGCCGCGTGAACCCGAGCCGCTCGCGCTGGTGGCGCTGATGGAGTTCCAGCGGTCACGGTTCGCGGCGCGCGAGTCGCGCACCGGCGAGCCCGTGCTGCTCGCCGACCAGGACCGCTCCCGCTGGGATCGCGGGCAGATCCTGCGCGGCGTGGAAGTCCTGAAGAAGGCGGATGCCTTGGCCGCCGCCCGCGGGATCGGCCGGGGTTCGTACGCACTGCAGGCCGCGATCGCGCAGTGCCATGCGACCGCGCCGAGCGTCGAGGAGACCGACTGGCCCCGCATCGTGCTGCACTACGAGGTGCTCGGGCGGATCGCCCCGAGCCCGATCGTCGAGCTCAATCGCGCGGTGGCGGTGTCGATGGCCTCCGGCCCCGCCGACGCGCTGCCGATCGTCGACCGCCTCGAGGCGTCGGGAGCGCTGCGCGGTTCGCACCTGGTGCCGAGCGTGCGGGGTGAGCTTTTGGCACAGCTCGGTCGCGCCGACGAGGCGCGGTCGGAGCTGCTGACTGCGGCCGGCCTGACGGCGAACGTCGCGCAGCAGAAGGTGCTGCGCGACAAGGCCGAGAAGCTCCGGTGA
- a CDS encoding M15 family metallopeptidase codes for MQHSVFSPTTVTPAQGRTRRLVALAVAAGIAALLALVAVFAVQANFAAFALPAPPPAGAATTGAEPDGQGSGLAPSGDQPFLPTAEDGLISEGTVVTPDDEDVPAIARMDPALRDALREAQTDAAADGIPFFPVTSGWRNEAYQRWLFDDAIGRYGSEEVARRYVATPEKSPHVTGDAVDIGSLDAQLWLIEHGSRYGICQTYANERWHFELATEPGGACPEMKADATA; via the coding sequence ATGCAGCACTCCGTCTTCTCTCCCACCACCGTCACCCCGGCGCAGGGGCGCACGCGCCGGCTCGTGGCGCTCGCCGTCGCCGCCGGCATCGCCGCGTTGCTCGCCCTCGTCGCCGTCTTCGCCGTGCAGGCCAACTTCGCGGCGTTCGCGCTTCCGGCCCCGCCGCCGGCGGGCGCTGCGACGACGGGCGCGGAGCCCGACGGTCAGGGCTCGGGGCTCGCCCCCTCGGGCGACCAGCCGTTCCTCCCTACCGCAGAGGACGGCCTCATCTCCGAAGGCACGGTCGTCACACCCGACGACGAGGATGTCCCGGCGATCGCGCGCATGGATCCGGCACTGCGAGACGCGCTGCGTGAGGCCCAGACGGATGCCGCGGCCGACGGCATCCCGTTCTTCCCGGTGACGAGCGGCTGGCGCAACGAGGCCTACCAGCGCTGGCTGTTCGACGACGCGATCGGGCGGTACGGGAGCGAGGAGGTCGCGCGCCGGTACGTGGCGACGCCCGAGAAGTCGCCGCACGTGACGGGCGACGCCGTCGACATCGGGTCGCTCGACGCGCAGCTGTGGCTCATCGAGCACGGCTCGCGCTACGGCATCTGCCAGACCTACGCGAACGAGCGCTGGCACTTCGAGCTGGCCACCGAGCCCGGCGGAGCGTGCCCCGAGATGAAGGCGGATGCCACGGCGTGA
- a CDS encoding ROK family protein, with translation MTTLIPTAAPRPASLDAVLAYAWDAADFTATDAMEATGLTRTTAIDAMDALVELGLLRELPNAREAGSYRKGRPARRFELRDDAAVLVGVDAGHVHVTVVVTDLRSRPLATQRRTLELDRDDGATRRALILAAIDDALGTAHKDRADVLAVCIGVPAPVNSLGRSPRHPTGFWARMNPDLIDALAWAPLVRVDNDASLAAVAEGTIGAAAGCRDYIALLAGARLGAGVVVDGNVLRGAHGGVGEMVAFDHVEGVGSADGLGTRAAAWALAAVAGGELSPGGALAAVPPTELDGRAVLELAAHGDADARAVVERVGGVLARIVSVLGSMFDPERVVVSGAISAGVDEVVAAARRSLPTDLDLPAPELVISRLGADVVVTGAIAAASVMARDRALDFRTAAARG, from the coding sequence GTGACGACATTGATTCCGACAGCGGCACCGCGGCCGGCGAGCCTCGATGCCGTGCTCGCCTACGCCTGGGATGCTGCCGACTTCACCGCCACCGACGCGATGGAGGCGACCGGCCTGACGCGAACGACCGCGATCGACGCGATGGATGCCCTCGTCGAGCTCGGCCTGCTGCGCGAGCTCCCCAACGCACGTGAGGCGGGCTCGTATCGCAAGGGCCGGCCCGCCCGTCGATTCGAACTGCGCGACGACGCCGCAGTCCTGGTGGGCGTCGACGCCGGCCACGTTCATGTCACGGTCGTCGTCACCGACCTTCGTTCACGGCCGCTCGCAACTCAGCGGCGGACTCTCGAACTCGACCGGGACGACGGGGCGACACGACGCGCGCTGATCCTCGCAGCCATCGACGATGCCCTCGGCACCGCTCACAAGGACCGCGCCGACGTCCTCGCCGTGTGCATCGGGGTGCCGGCTCCCGTGAACTCCCTCGGGCGTTCGCCGCGGCATCCCACGGGTTTCTGGGCGCGGATGAACCCGGATCTGATCGATGCCCTCGCATGGGCGCCGCTCGTGCGCGTCGACAACGACGCCTCGCTCGCCGCCGTGGCCGAAGGGACGATCGGCGCAGCCGCGGGATGCCGCGACTACATCGCGCTGCTCGCAGGGGCACGGCTCGGGGCCGGGGTCGTCGTCGATGGCAACGTGCTCCGTGGCGCCCACGGGGGCGTGGGCGAGATGGTGGCGTTCGACCACGTGGAAGGCGTGGGTTCGGCGGACGGCCTCGGCACGCGCGCAGCGGCGTGGGCCCTTGCCGCGGTGGCCGGCGGCGAACTGTCGCCCGGTGGCGCGCTCGCGGCTGTCCCACCGACAGAACTCGACGGCCGCGCCGTGCTGGAACTCGCCGCGCACGGTGACGCGGACGCCCGCGCGGTCGTGGAGCGGGTCGGCGGCGTGCTCGCGCGGATCGTGAGCGTGCTCGGAAGCATGTTCGATCCCGAGCGGGTCGTGGTCTCGGGCGCGATCTCGGCAGGTGTCGACGAGGTCGTGGCCGCCGCCCGGCGCTCATTGCCGACCGACCTGGATCTGCCCGCACCGGAGCTGGTCATCTCACGCCTCGGCGCCGACGTCGTGGTGACGGGCGCCATCGCTGCGGCGAGCGTCATGGCGCGCGACCGAGCCCTCGACTTCCGGACGGCGGCGGCGCGCGGCTGA
- a CDS encoding PLP-dependent aminotransferase family protein yields MAEFWTTSGLDLLVATQRSRRRASLEDGLRQAIESGRLAYGTRLPSSRSLADDLGWSRGTVTAAYDQLISDGYLHARQGSATVVGFRPDRSNTVAEATPSGTPWRYDLRPGTTPIGSFPVEEWLRHQGSALRDAPPTAFGYGDPAGTIELRTALAAYLGRVRGIRASPETIVITAGITQALSLLAAVLRQTHPGRTIATEDPGFWFHRDALARSGLPIVPLPVDQEGADPQGLDVAAVLVTPAHQYPTGVTMSPARRRSLVAWARGNDALIIEDDYDGELRHDRRPVPALQADAPDRVIFAGTASKALSPAVRVGWLVVPEALVDTVGQTQRHLLHNVDITTQLGLAHVISHHAYDQRVRAIRVAYRRRYQQLSALVSTLTESFPGMRLVGVRAGGQAPLLLPPAGPSEQDIVASAASEGLALEELAASSHTPGSHPPGLLLGYAHPADHRYHATLQALGRVLRREFA; encoded by the coding sequence ATGGCGGAGTTTTGGACCACTTCGGGACTGGACCTGCTCGTCGCGACGCAACGGAGCCGGCGACGGGCGAGCCTCGAAGACGGCCTGCGCCAGGCGATCGAGAGCGGTCGGCTCGCCTACGGCACGCGACTGCCATCGTCCCGGTCGCTCGCCGACGACCTGGGCTGGTCCCGTGGCACCGTGACGGCGGCCTACGACCAACTGATCTCAGACGGCTATCTGCATGCCCGCCAGGGCTCGGCGACCGTCGTCGGCTTCCGGCCCGACCGTTCGAACACCGTGGCTGAGGCGACACCGAGCGGAACCCCGTGGCGCTACGACTTGCGCCCAGGAACGACCCCGATCGGCTCGTTCCCCGTGGAGGAATGGCTTCGGCACCAGGGATCCGCCCTGCGCGACGCCCCTCCGACCGCGTTCGGCTACGGCGACCCGGCGGGGACCATCGAGCTTCGCACCGCCCTCGCCGCCTACCTCGGCCGGGTCCGTGGCATCCGCGCGAGCCCAGAGACCATCGTGATCACGGCAGGGATCACGCAGGCGCTCTCGCTTCTCGCAGCCGTCCTCCGACAGACGCACCCCGGCCGCACGATCGCGACGGAGGACCCCGGGTTCTGGTTCCATCGCGATGCGCTCGCTCGTTCGGGCCTCCCGATCGTGCCGCTTCCCGTGGATCAGGAAGGAGCTGACCCGCAGGGCCTCGACGTCGCCGCCGTGCTGGTGACCCCGGCGCACCAGTACCCGACGGGAGTCACGATGAGTCCCGCACGGCGCCGGAGCCTCGTCGCGTGGGCGCGCGGCAACGACGCCCTGATCATCGAGGACGACTACGACGGCGAGCTTCGTCACGACCGACGACCAGTGCCTGCCCTGCAGGCGGATGCCCCCGACCGCGTGATCTTCGCAGGCACCGCGTCGAAGGCCCTGAGCCCCGCCGTCCGTGTCGGGTGGCTCGTCGTCCCCGAGGCGCTCGTCGACACAGTCGGACAGACCCAGCGCCACCTGCTGCACAACGTCGACATCACCACGCAACTCGGTCTCGCCCACGTGATCTCCCATCACGCGTACGACCAGCGCGTCCGCGCGATTCGCGTCGCGTACCGGCGTCGCTACCAGCAGCTGTCGGCGCTCGTGTCCACTCTGACGGAGAGCTTTCCCGGGATGAGGCTGGTCGGCGTGCGCGCGGGCGGCCAGGCGCCGCTGCTCCTCCCGCCCGCCGGCCCGTCCGAGCAAGACATCGTCGCTTCGGCCGCGAGCGAAGGTCTCGCCCTGGAGGAGCTGGCCGCGAGCTCCCACACGCCCGGCAGTCACCCTCCGGGCCTGCTCCTCGGCTACGCACACCCGGCAGATCACCGCTATCACGCGACCCTTCAGGCGCTGGGGCGCGTCCTGCGGCGTGAGTTCGCGTAG
- a CDS encoding VanZ family protein: MTDLSTPRGSGIRVFAAAIVLAVVVGLTLAPPWIAAPVRRLFVQAMTALAEPLVLWIPGGLTERSLNTLLFVPLGATVALLLSRRRWPVAIFAGFALSATVEFVQDSIPGRVPDPADVLWNTVGAAIGVLLVTLPRALVAVVRRAGQRAAAPAERVSVRG, translated from the coding sequence ATGACCGACCTCTCGACCCCGCGCGGCAGCGGCATCCGTGTCTTCGCCGCCGCGATCGTGCTCGCCGTCGTCGTCGGGCTGACCCTCGCGCCGCCGTGGATCGCCGCGCCCGTGCGGCGGCTGTTCGTGCAGGCCATGACGGCGCTCGCCGAGCCGCTCGTGCTGTGGATCCCCGGCGGACTCACCGAGCGCTCGCTCAACACGCTGCTGTTCGTTCCGCTCGGCGCGACCGTCGCACTGCTGCTGAGCCGGCGCCGGTGGCCTGTCGCGATCTTCGCCGGGTTCGCGTTGTCGGCGACGGTCGAGTTCGTGCAGGACTCGATCCCGGGGCGCGTTCCCGATCCGGCGGACGTGCTGTGGAACACGGTCGGCGCCGCGATCGGCGTGCTGCTGGTCACGCTTCCGCGCGCGCTCGTGGCCGTGGTGCGCCGGGCCGGGCAGCGGGCCGCGGCCCCAGCCGAGCGGGTCAGCGTCCGAGGGTGA
- a CDS encoding sensor histidine kinase, which produces MTSRAPERPAGLSVRIKLAVSYAGFLVVAGIALFVVGFLLLRFVPTGALFVEGGGWAPNRNDLIEVFVRYAWWAMAGLVVFGLVGGWLLAGVMLRPLGRITEVARRARDGQLSQRVALPGPRDELTDLSDTLDAMLDRVQRTIDEERRFAANASHELRTPHAIIRTMVEVAQADPAGRDIDVLLQRIGTTNERAIATTEALLSLARAGRGTELERVPVDLASLVGDAVDEERADAEARGIRFETALSPAVVNGNRALLAQLATNLVHNAVVHNVDGGWVQASVTTPPAELVISNGGPQIDPMMVATLTEPFVRAAGRTRPADGGAGLGLAIVASIVRAHGGALDVTALREGGLQVRVTLPGEFSRVTLGR; this is translated from the coding sequence ATGACCTCGCGCGCGCCCGAACGCCCGGCCGGGCTGTCGGTGCGGATCAAGCTCGCCGTCAGCTACGCCGGATTCCTCGTGGTCGCCGGCATCGCACTGTTCGTCGTCGGCTTTCTGCTGCTGCGTTTCGTGCCGACCGGCGCGCTCTTCGTCGAGGGCGGCGGGTGGGCGCCGAACCGCAACGATCTCATCGAGGTCTTCGTGCGGTACGCGTGGTGGGCGATGGCCGGTCTCGTCGTATTCGGGCTCGTCGGGGGGTGGCTGCTCGCCGGTGTCATGCTCCGCCCCCTCGGCCGCATCACCGAGGTCGCCCGCCGCGCCCGGGATGGGCAGCTCTCGCAGCGCGTCGCCCTGCCCGGGCCCCGCGACGAGCTCACCGACCTCTCCGACACGCTCGACGCCATGCTCGACCGCGTCCAGCGCACGATCGACGAGGAGCGCCGCTTCGCCGCGAACGCCTCGCATGAGCTGCGCACGCCGCACGCGATCATCCGCACGATGGTCGAGGTCGCGCAGGCCGATCCCGCCGGACGCGACATCGACGTCCTGCTCCAGCGCATCGGCACGACGAACGAACGTGCCATCGCGACGACCGAGGCGCTGCTCTCCCTCGCCCGCGCCGGGCGCGGCACCGAGCTCGAACGGGTCCCGGTCGACCTCGCCTCTCTCGTCGGCGATGCGGTCGACGAGGAGCGGGCGGATGCCGAGGCCCGCGGCATCCGTTTCGAAACCGCCCTCTCGCCCGCAGTCGTGAACGGCAATCGCGCGTTGCTCGCTCAGCTGGCGACCAACCTCGTGCACAACGCGGTGGTGCACAACGTCGATGGCGGCTGGGTGCAGGCGTCGGTGACGACGCCTCCCGCCGAGCTGGTGATCTCGAACGGCGGCCCCCAGATCGATCCGATGATGGTCGCGACGCTCACCGAGCCCTTCGTGCGCGCGGCCGGGCGCACGCGTCCCGCCGACGGCGGCGCGGGCCTGGGCCTCGCGATCGTCGCCTCGATCGTGCGTGCCCACGGCGGTGCGCTCGACGTCACCGCGCTGCGCGAGGGCGGGCTGCAGGTGCGGGTGACGCTGCCGGGCGAGTTCTCGCGCGTCACCCTCGGACGCTGA
- a CDS encoding NADPH:quinone reductase — protein sequence MRSIVYSRTGSSSVLSLEEREPSPPGPGEVRVKVTVSGVNPTDWKARAGSGAMPEFGEIVPNQDGAGVVDAVGEGVAELAVGDRVWLYLAQHQRPTGTAQEYTVVPAERAVKLPDRIGFDVAASLGVPAMTAHRALTVHEFGPARLSPGSLDGRVVLVAGGAGAVGHAAIQLAGWAGATVITTVSSGEKAALARAAGAHHAVNYRDGDAAEQIAALAPEGVDHIVEVSIAQNAALDAQVVANHGSIAYYATDGGAEAAIPVWPTFAKNVRIQGLLMYTVGDAALSAAADDITAALRDGALPVGDAAGLPLTWFPLEQTAAAHDAVEQGAVGKVLIDVSGDNS from the coding sequence ATGCGCTCGATCGTCTACTCCCGCACCGGCAGTTCGTCCGTCCTCTCGCTCGAGGAGCGTGAGCCGTCCCCTCCCGGGCCGGGCGAGGTCCGGGTGAAGGTCACCGTCTCGGGCGTCAACCCGACGGACTGGAAGGCGCGCGCCGGCAGCGGAGCGATGCCGGAGTTCGGCGAGATCGTGCCGAATCAGGACGGTGCAGGCGTGGTCGACGCGGTCGGCGAGGGTGTGGCGGAGCTGGCTGTCGGCGATCGCGTGTGGCTCTACCTGGCGCAGCATCAGCGCCCCACCGGCACCGCGCAGGAGTACACGGTCGTCCCGGCGGAGCGGGCCGTGAAACTGCCCGACAGGATCGGCTTCGACGTCGCCGCGAGCCTCGGCGTGCCCGCGATGACGGCGCACCGGGCTCTCACGGTGCACGAGTTCGGGCCTGCACGGCTGTCGCCGGGATCGCTCGACGGACGCGTCGTGCTGGTCGCCGGAGGAGCGGGTGCCGTCGGGCACGCCGCCATCCAGCTGGCGGGGTGGGCCGGTGCGACCGTGATCACGACCGTCTCGAGCGGCGAGAAGGCCGCCCTCGCGCGTGCGGCGGGCGCCCACCACGCCGTGAACTACCGCGACGGCGACGCCGCCGAGCAGATCGCCGCGCTCGCGCCCGAGGGCGTCGACCACATCGTCGAGGTGTCGATCGCCCAGAACGCCGCCCTCGACGCGCAGGTCGTCGCCAACCACGGTTCGATCGCGTACTACGCCACCGATGGTGGCGCGGAGGCCGCGATCCCGGTGTGGCCGACCTTCGCGAAGAACGTCCGGATCCAAGGACTGCTCATGTACACAGTGGGGGATGCCGCGCTCTCGGCCGCTGCCGACGACATCACGGCCGCGCTGCGCGACGGCGCGCTCCCCGTCGGAGACGCGGCCGGGCTGCCGCTGACGTGGTTCCCTCTCGAACAGACGGCAGCGGCCCACGACGCGGTCGAGCAAGGTGCGGTGGGCAAGGTGCTGATCGACGTCTCCGGTGACAACAGCTAG
- a CDS encoding HNH endonuclease signature motif containing protein translates to MNILTDMRERLDRLSECEELDVNAVELLPSALQLSDASLMALLADVAAIANDAERLQTVLAGVAAQRSQRDRGHSGLAAVQGHATPASLIQAITGGTKAEANRHVRVGTALLEDAGMTTDAAPSATEDDGPDAGGGDGGVATVAPASWHAPLRAALLDGRITSAQHDAIRRGLGEPRVEGTTDPAGAAVREAWSLAAEGLIAESSTMPAEELQKRARTVRDLLDPVGAEERYARRFENRSFRMWVDADGQHRASIALDDEMGLWVQAMLDAALRPRRGGPRFVTEQERQQADELIADPRTNDQLAYDLFADVLRAGALADAAEVFGARQPGVRMVVIKDAGGPRDAFGRLVATGHAEDGGAPLPCSVVDRNSCANGSLDVIVDAYGNPLDLGREARLYSSRQRLTLAIRDGGCLWPGCNRPPSYCEAHHCDHYAEHDGRTDIDRGVLLCRFHHMLLHNRGWRITRDGTSPFVLHPPPGDGAPIVLESKSTWKWAWDPPPPPERSTWRAA, encoded by the coding sequence ATGAACATCCTCACCGACATGCGGGAGCGGCTCGACCGTCTCTCGGAGTGTGAGGAGCTGGATGTCAACGCGGTGGAGCTGCTGCCGAGTGCGCTGCAGCTGAGCGATGCCTCTCTCATGGCCCTGCTGGCCGATGTCGCCGCGATCGCGAACGACGCGGAGCGACTGCAGACCGTGCTGGCCGGCGTCGCGGCGCAGCGGTCGCAGCGCGATCGCGGACACTCGGGACTCGCCGCCGTGCAGGGGCACGCGACGCCGGCATCGCTCATCCAGGCGATCACCGGCGGCACGAAGGCCGAGGCGAATCGGCACGTCCGCGTGGGAACCGCTCTGCTGGAAGACGCCGGGATGACGACGGATGCCGCACCCTCCGCGACCGAAGACGACGGGCCCGATGCCGGTGGCGGCGACGGAGGAGTCGCGACCGTCGCGCCGGCGTCGTGGCACGCGCCGCTGAGGGCGGCGCTGCTCGACGGACGGATCACCTCGGCGCAGCACGACGCGATCCGTCGGGGGCTCGGCGAGCCGCGTGTCGAGGGAACGACCGACCCGGCCGGGGCTGCGGTTCGCGAGGCGTGGTCGCTCGCCGCGGAGGGACTCATCGCCGAGTCATCGACGATGCCCGCCGAGGAGCTTCAGAAGCGAGCGCGGACGGTGCGCGATCTGCTCGACCCCGTCGGAGCCGAAGAGCGATACGCGCGCCGCTTCGAGAACCGCTCCTTCCGGATGTGGGTCGACGCCGACGGTCAGCACCGCGCCAGCATCGCGCTCGACGACGAGATGGGCCTGTGGGTGCAGGCGATGCTCGACGCAGCCCTCCGGCCGCGCCGCGGCGGACCGCGCTTCGTCACCGAACAGGAGCGTCAGCAGGCCGACGAGCTGATCGCCGACCCTCGCACCAACGACCAGCTCGCGTACGACCTGTTCGCCGACGTGCTCCGCGCCGGAGCTCTCGCCGACGCGGCCGAGGTCTTCGGCGCCCGGCAACCGGGTGTGCGCATGGTCGTCATCAAAGACGCCGGCGGCCCTCGCGACGCGTTCGGCCGCCTCGTCGCGACCGGCCACGCCGAGGACGGCGGCGCGCCGCTCCCGTGTTCGGTCGTCGACCGCAACAGCTGCGCGAACGGGTCCCTCGACGTGATCGTCGATGCGTACGGCAATCCGCTCGATCTGGGCCGCGAGGCTCGCCTGTACTCGTCACGCCAACGTCTCACGCTCGCCATTCGCGACGGCGGATGCCTCTGGCCCGGCTGCAACCGACCACCCTCGTACTGCGAGGCCCACCATTGCGACCACTACGCCGAACACGACGGCCGCACCGACATCGACCGCGGCGTGCTGCTCTGCAGATTCCACCACATGCTGCTCCACAACCGCGGCTGGCGGATCACCCGTGACGGCACGAGTCCATTCGTCCTCCACCCGCCACCCGGGGATGGCGCGCCCATCGTCCTCGAGTCCAAGTCGACCTGGAAGTGGGCGTGGGATCCCCCACCGCCTCCCGAACGTTCGACATGGCGCGCGGCCTGA
- a CDS encoding YciI family protein, whose translation MKHMLIMRATEQAVEDYENMDFEAIINAMGAYNESMIKAGVLVAGEGLAQEPGYVVDFAGEAPIVSDGPYGEVHELFNGFWIIQTGTAEEALEWAKRAPLTPGNKLEVRRVTDETDFAGFEGNEYLEKEKGWRAELGTE comes from the coding sequence ATGAAGCACATGCTGATCATGCGGGCCACCGAGCAGGCCGTCGAGGACTACGAGAACATGGACTTCGAGGCCATCATCAACGCGATGGGCGCCTACAACGAGTCGATGATCAAGGCCGGCGTCCTGGTCGCCGGCGAGGGCCTGGCGCAGGAGCCCGGCTATGTCGTGGACTTCGCCGGCGAGGCACCGATCGTGAGCGACGGTCCGTACGGCGAGGTGCACGAGCTGTTCAACGGCTTCTGGATCATCCAGACCGGCACGGCCGAGGAGGCCCTCGAATGGGCCAAGCGCGCACCGCTCACGCCCGGCAACAAGCTCGAGGTGCGCCGCGTGACCGACGAGACGGACTTCGCCGGCTTCGAGGGCAACGAGTACCTCGAGAAGGAGAAGGGCTGGCGGGCCGAGCTCGGCACCGAGTGA
- a CDS encoding response regulator transcription factor, with the protein MRVLIVEDELYLAEAIRDGLRLEAIAADIAGDGDTALEQLAVNSYDVVVLDRDIPGPNGDEIARHLAAEPESPRVLMLTAADRLDDKASGFESGADDYLTKPFALRELVLRLRALGRRPSAGTPPVVEVAGVRLDRFRREVYRDGRYVALTRKQFAVLDVLMTAGGGVVSAEDLLERAWDENADPFTNAVRITISTLRKRLGEPWVIETVPGVGYRMSA; encoded by the coding sequence ATGCGCGTGCTGATCGTCGAGGACGAGCTCTACCTCGCCGAGGCCATCCGCGACGGGCTGCGCCTGGAGGCGATCGCGGCCGACATCGCCGGCGACGGCGACACCGCACTCGAGCAGCTCGCGGTCAACTCCTACGACGTCGTCGTGCTCGACCGCGACATCCCAGGACCCAACGGTGACGAGATCGCACGGCACCTCGCGGCCGAGCCGGAGAGTCCGCGCGTGCTCATGCTGACCGCGGCGGACCGCCTCGACGACAAGGCGAGCGGATTCGAGAGCGGCGCCGACGACTACCTCACCAAGCCCTTCGCCCTGCGCGAGCTCGTGCTGCGGCTGCGGGCCCTGGGTCGGCGGCCGTCCGCGGGCACTCCCCCGGTCGTCGAGGTCGCAGGCGTCCGGCTCGACCGCTTCCGGCGCGAGGTCTACCGCGACGGGCGCTACGTCGCGCTCACCCGCAAGCAGTTCGCGGTGCTCGACGTGCTGATGACGGCGGGCGGCGGGGTGGTCAGCGCCGAAGACCTGCTCGAACGCGCGTGGGACGAGAACGCCGACCCGTTCACCAACGCCGTCCGCATCACCATCTCGACGCTGCGCAAGCGCCTCGGCGAACCGTGGGTCATCGAGACCGTTCCCGGGGTCGGATACCGGATGTCGGCATGA
- a CDS encoding dihydrofolate reductase family protein has product MAELMIDMITSLDGYAAAEGWPGWWGLEGPEYFAWLEEDGKIERTLLMGATTYRLMYGFSASTEGVDELNAASKVVFSSTLDEPLEWENTTLVRGDAVEAVRAMKAESDVRLSTLGSLSLCRSLLTAGLVDRYRVVVFPVVTGVTGREHVYDGWPDVALDLIESRTFDGRSQLLDYRPRLLDGPLSSGSA; this is encoded by the coding sequence ATGGCAGAGCTGATGATCGACATGATCACGTCACTCGACGGGTATGCGGCGGCCGAGGGGTGGCCAGGCTGGTGGGGGCTGGAAGGCCCGGAGTACTTCGCGTGGCTCGAGGAGGACGGCAAGATCGAGCGCACGTTGCTCATGGGCGCGACCACCTACCGACTCATGTACGGCTTCTCGGCGTCCACCGAGGGCGTCGATGAGCTGAACGCCGCCTCGAAGGTCGTGTTCTCGTCGACCCTCGACGAACCGCTGGAGTGGGAGAACACGACGCTGGTGCGCGGGGACGCCGTCGAGGCGGTTCGCGCGATGAAGGCAGAGAGCGACGTGAGGCTGTCGACGCTCGGGAGCCTCTCGCTCTGCCGGTCGTTGCTGACCGCGGGGCTGGTCGACAGGTACCGGGTCGTCGTGTTCCCCGTCGTCACCGGTGTCACAGGTCGCGAGCACGTCTACGACGGCTGGCCCGACGTCGCCCTCGACCTCATCGAGTCCCGCACGTTCGACGGGCGCAGTCAGCTGCTCGACTACCGACCGCGGCTGCTCGACGGCCCCCTCAGCAGCGGCAGCGCGTGA